A genomic window from bacterium includes:
- a CDS encoding sugar phosphate nucleotidyltransferase: MLKPVKLAIIPLAGRGTRLYPASSVVPKGLVPLVDTDGIAKAAIQIMVEECINSGIEQVALVVSPGTDKVYRNYFTPISESELVAYNGKKIALEQSERLSQLSKQIVYFTQEEPHGFGHAVHCAKSFVSSEPFVVMLGDHVYISDTNTPCLKQALDVAVEYGQSVFGVHPIPEAIINRFGIVGGQPICARTYQVEEIIEKPTIEQARARLRIENIPKGQYMAHFGIYVFSPTMMNVLDKAVKSHKSGEVQLTDGQITLYHQEPCLAYHPCGTSHDFGVPEGLLETQHKLGLKSPFAHLL, encoded by the coding sequence ATGTTGAAACCGGTTAAGTTGGCGATTATTCCATTAGCAGGGCGGGGAACGAGACTTTATCCTGCTTCGAGTGTGGTGCCAAAGGGTCTTGTGCCTCTCGTTGATACCGATGGGATCGCCAAAGCCGCTATTCAAATCATGGTTGAGGAATGCATTAATTCCGGCATCGAACAAGTGGCGTTGGTTGTAAGCCCGGGAACGGATAAGGTCTATCGCAACTATTTCACCCCCATCTCTGAAAGTGAACTCGTCGCCTATAACGGCAAGAAAATCGCCCTCGAACAGTCGGAGCGTCTGTCCCAACTCTCAAAACAAATCGTATATTTCACCCAAGAAGAACCGCACGGTTTTGGGCATGCGGTTCACTGCGCGAAATCGTTCGTTTCGAGCGAACCGTTCGTCGTGATGCTCGGCGATCACGTGTATATTTCGGATACAAACACTCCCTGCCTGAAGCAAGCTTTGGATGTTGCGGTTGAATATGGACAGAGTGTTTTTGGGGTGCATCCCATCCCTGAAGCTATCATTAATCGTTTCGGCATCGTAGGGGGGCAGCCAATCTGTGCTCGCACTTATCAAGTTGAAGAAATAATCGAAAAGCCAACTATCGAACAAGCCAGGGCTAGGCTTCGAATTGAAAATATCCCCAAAGGCCAATATATGGCTCATTTCGGCATTTATGTATTCAGCCCAACAATGATGAATGTTCTAGATAAGGCGGTAAAGTCTCATAAGTCCGGTGAAGTTCAACTTACAGATGGGCAAATCACCCTTTATCACCAAGAACCCTGCCTAGCCTACCATCCCTGCGGCACATCCCACGATTTCGGCGTCCCCGAAGGCCTATTAGAGACCCAACACAAACTAGGCCTAAAATCACCCTTTGCCCACCTTTTGTGA